From the genome of Peptococcaceae bacterium 1198_IL3148:
TCCTCCGCTAATGTTAAACACCTCATTAGATGACCCGTTCCAATTATTGTTGATGAATCAACACGAAAAACTACATTCATTGACCATACACCTTTTGTTCAATATGCGAGTTGATTTGTTTCCACTCAGGAAGATCTCTAAAAAGCACTAAACATTTGAGAGAAAACACCTCTGTATCCATGCCTCGCGGACAAGTTTTTTCCAGTGTATTTGAAACATAGTCGTATTTAGGGTAATCTATAATAACCGTTTTCATGTTATTACCTCTTTAATGGTTTTTATTACGTAATCTTGTTCGTCTATAGTTAAGTCATAATATAACGGTAAAGTTAACGCTTCACTGTAATATTCTTCTGCTTGGGGGTAATCTCCCCATTGAAAACCTAATTTTTGATAATAAGGCTGTGTATGTACTGGGATATAATGAACATTTACACCTATACCTGCGCTTCTAAGCTCTTCAAATATTTCACGTCTTGATTTGCTAATTTTATTACTTATTAATCTTATTACATATAAATGAAAAGCTGAGTAATTATCCGGATGTTGCCAAGGAAGTACTAGTGGTAACTCTTTAAGATATTTAGTATATCTTTCTGCCAACATATGGCGGCGCTCAACAAATTCATCTAGACGTTTTAACTGGCTTAAACCTAATGCCGCCTGAATATCTGTAATCCGATAATTATATCCAAGTTCTATTTGTTGATAGTACCAGGGGCCATGATATTCATTCATGAAATCGTAATCTCGAGTTATTCCATGGGTTCTTAAACGGATTAGTTTGTTATATAGCTCTTCTTGATTAGTTAGTACCATACCACCTTCACCAGTAGTTATTATTTTTACTGGGTGAAAACTAAAAACCGTCATATCCGAAAAATAGCAGGAACCGATCTTTCGGTTTTTATAACTTCCGCCAATGGCATGTGATGCATCTTCCAAGACAATAAAACCATAATGCTTTGATAATTCTGCTATCCGTTCCATTTCGCAAGACTGACCGGCAAAATGGACAGGAATTATTGCTTTAGGTAATTTATCTTTCTTTTTAGCTTTTGCTAGTTTTTGCTCTAGTTCATCTATACTAATATTATATGTTTTATTATCTATATCAACGAAATCTACATCTGCTCCACAATAGAGGGCACAATTAGCTGAGGCAACAAAAGTGTTAGGAGTTGTCCACACAATATCTCCCGATTTTAAATTTGCCGCCATACAAGCAATATGAAGTGCAGCCGTAGCACTGCTTACTGCAACTGCATATTTAACCCCACAGTATTCAGCAATTGACTTTTCAAAAGCTTCTATAACAGGCCCTTGGGTAAGCCAATCTGACTTTAATACATTTATAACCGATTCAATATCTTGCGTTGTAATGCTCTGTTTTCCGTAAGGGGTAAAACTCAATTTTTGTTCATCTCCCTAAGTTGCTGAACTGTTAAGAATTCAGTGTTATTCGCTGAATTATATTCAAATTCTTGTTTAACTGGTACTCCTTTTTCACCAAGTGCATTAATTTCATAATTTATTTTATTTACAAAAGTTATTGTTGGTTTAATAACATAATGGTCATCAAATTCTAACGTATGATGGGCATCATCAATAGGCACCATAACTTCATGTAGTTTTTCTCCTGGGCGTATACCTATTATTTTAATAGGCATACCAGGCACTAAAGATTCTACTAAGTCTGTTATTCTCATAGAAGGGATTTTAGGTACAAAAATTTCTCCACCCTGCATACGAGCAAAGTTTTTTAGTACAAAATCAATCCCTTGCTGCAAGGTAATCCAAAAACGTGTCATTCTTGAATCTGTAACAGGAAGTTCTTTTGCCCCTTCGCTAATTAATTTTTTAAAGAAAGGTAAAACCGACCCCCGTGAACCGACAACATTTCCATAGCGAACAACAGAAAATTGTGTTCTATGTCCTCCGGTCATGTTATTTGCCGCCACAAATAGTTTGTCCGATGCAAGTTTAGTAGCACCATAAAGATTAACTGGACTAGCAGCTTTATCAGTTGAAAGTGCAATCACTTTTTCTACCTCGTTTGCTATTGCTGCAGTAATTACGTTTTGGGCACCGTGGATATTGGTTTTTATACACTCCATTGGATTATATTCAGCAGCAGGCACTTGTTTCAATGCAGCTGCGTGAACTACATAATCTATCCCTCTCATCGCCTGAATCAGGCGGTCAACATCTCGCACATCACCAATAAAATACCGCATTTCAGTAGAATTAAATTCTTGTTGCATTTCAAATTGTTTTAATTCATCCCGAGAGTAAACAACTACCTTTTTGGGTTTATAATCATTTAGTATTGTTTTAATAAAACGCTTACCAAATGAGCCTGTTCCACCAGTAATTAAAATTGATTTATTATTAAACATTGATCAATTACCGCCTCTTTTAGTTTAGTAAAAGTTACTATAATATTTTTATATTTGACATATTATTTGCTTCGTAATATCTATGCTATGATTAATTTTATTTAGTAAATTTAAATAACATTTAACAATTAAGTCCGACTTATTGATTACATTCTTTTCATTGTTAATCTTCGGTAACAGTTTTTTGAGTACTTCTTGTTCCGCCCTTACCATAGGGCTAATTATAATTTTATAATAATCATTACTTTGTAACTTATTTATTTCATTTTCTAATTTTTTGTAATCATTTTCTACACGGTATTTAATATAACGACTATCATTTATACTCTTTATATAGTAAGACATATTCCTTACCGTTATATCTAATTCTTGTAGGGATCCCTTTATCTTATTAACCATATTTAAAATATTATTATTTGCATAGGTATGTCCATATGTGCCTTCATACCAGTTGGGATTAGCGGTATTTCCAACAAACATCTCATCTATTACACTTGATAATCTTTGTTCTGTCGTACCTACAATTCTAGCACCCTCTGGAGATGTATTAATTATTTCCCTATCAGTGTATGTTCTTAAATAATACTCCATATTTTGGCGAGTTCTATCAAACTTTTTTCTTGTTAATACCATCCCCCCACCAACGCTCGTTACTTTTATGGCATCATTTTTTTCTTGTTCAGATATTTCTTCTGAACGGTTAAAATTAATACCATTAGCATAAAACTTTTCTCTTGGAAATGCTAAATCCTGTCCGACCAGTACAATGGGATTGCACCCTAGTTTATAGGCTAATTGCAGTGTGCAAACTGCAATACTTGGTGCATCATTAATTATTTCACTTTTATTAATACCTAAAATATACGGGCTAAAAGTATCCTGACTAATTATCATGTGAAACTTAGGCCCTTGATGATGTCTAAGTGTATTATTAAAAATACTACTGCCAAAAATGAGTGGAAAGTCTGTTCTTTTCAGATTTGAAAACACTTTTTCATTGGCAGGCCAAGGGTCATATGAGCAAAATGCATGGGGAATAATATTATTAGCAATTAATCCATGCACAGCAGAGCCTACAGCAAATATGTAAGCCATACTGTTATCATATATATACTTTAAGTTTTCAAATTCATATTCCAACGAAGGTCCGGCGGATACGATAATTAAAGGTTTGTTCTTAAACTGATCTTGTTTAGAAAATATACTGGGTGTATCTACTATTGCTTTAAAATTAAGCAATGAATTTAGTGTCCACCAGGTTTCAGCCCTAGCATTCATGCCTAAGCTTGATTTATAGTTTTCGGTTACTTTAACAAATATTTTTTTAAACTGATCTGCTTTGTCCGGAAACATTCTATTATAAGAGGGTAATATAAGAACCTGGGTTTCGCTATTAATGTTAGGTACAACGATATTGATAAACTCTTCCATTGCTTTATTTGAGGTCTCTAAACCAAAAACTTCTATATTTTTAGGTGAAAGCAATTTGCTAATTTCACAGTGATTAACGGTATATTTAAAAATTTCTAAGCTAGGCTCGTACACAGATATTTTTATTTTAGGTTTGATATCTAATAATGCCTGCACCATATAACCACAACCAAAGCCATAGAAAATGACGTGCTGACA
Proteins encoded in this window:
- the pseC gene encoding UDP-4-amino-4,6-dideoxy-N-acetyl-beta-L-altrosamine transaminase, with product MSFTPYGKQSITTQDIESVINVLKSDWLTQGPVIEAFEKSIAEYCGVKYAVAVSSATAALHIACMAANLKSGDIVWTTPNTFVASANCALYCGADVDFVDIDNKTYNISIDELEQKLAKAKKKDKLPKAIIPVHFAGQSCEMERIAELSKHYGFIVLEDASHAIGGSYKNRKIGSCYFSDMTVFSFHPVKIITTGEGGMVLTNQEELYNKLIRLRTHGITRDYDFMNEYHGPWYYQQIELGYNYRITDIQAALGLSQLKRLDEFVERRHMLAERYTKYLKELPLVLPWQHPDNYSAFHLYVIRLISNKISKSRREIFEELRSAGIGVNVHYIPVHTQPYYQKLGFQWGDYPQAEEYYSEALTLPLYYDLTIDEQDYVIKTIKEVIT
- the pseB gene encoding UDP-N-acetylglucosamine 4,6-dehydratase (inverting) — its product is MFNNKSILITGGTGSFGKRFIKTILNDYKPKKVVVYSRDELKQFEMQQEFNSTEMRYFIGDVRDVDRLIQAMRGIDYVVHAAALKQVPAAEYNPMECIKTNIHGAQNVITAAIANEVEKVIALSTDKAASPVNLYGATKLASDKLFVAANNMTGGHRTQFSVVRYGNVVGSRGSVLPFFKKLISEGAKELPVTDSRMTRFWITLQQGIDFVLKNFARMQGGEIFVPKIPSMRITDLVESLVPGMPIKIIGIRPGEKLHEVMVPIDDAHHTLEFDDHYVIKPTITFVNKINYEINALGEKGVPVKQEFEYNSANNTEFLTVQQLREMNKN
- a CDS encoding 6-hydroxymethylpterin diphosphokinase MptE-like protein encodes the protein MSVTYANNIVHLQKYYQNIYKALQQDQSQENNIQMEKTRSNDITAIYQSNEDQRPVYIHSRNNPVEEARRWVSNQLNDKCQHVIFYGFGCGYMVQALLDIKPKIKISVYEPSLEIFKYTVNHCEISKLLSPKNIEVFGLETSNKAMEEFINIVVPNINSETQVLILPSYNRMFPDKADQFKKIFVKVTENYKSSLGMNARAETWWTLNSLLNFKAIVDTPSIFSKQDQFKNKPLIIVSAGPSLEYEFENLKYIYDNSMAYIFAVGSAVHGLIANNIIPHAFCSYDPWPANEKVFSNLKRTDFPLIFGSSIFNNTLRHHQGPKFHMIISQDTFSPYILGINKSEIINDAPSIAVCTLQLAYKLGCNPIVLVGQDLAFPREKFYANGINFNRSEEISEQEKNDAIKVTSVGGGMVLTRKKFDRTRQNMEYYLRTYTDREIINTSPEGARIVGTTEQRLSSVIDEMFVGNTANPNWYEGTYGHTYANNNILNMVNKIKGSLQELDITVRNMSYYIKSINDSRYIKYRVENDYKKLENEINKLQSNDYYKIIISPMVRAEQEVLKKLLPKINNEKNVINKSDLIVKCYLNLLNKINHSIDITKQIICQI